The following DNA comes from Bombus terrestris chromosome 2, iyBomTerr1.2, whole genome shotgun sequence.
ATTTTTTCGTTCCTTGCCTGGTAGATAACGCTGTATCACtatatacaaaatttcaacAGATTAagacaacaaaaaaaaaagctcatagaaacaaaaaagatacaaataattACAATGAATATATCACTGCCTATGATGAATACaatgatatatgatatatatgaatACAACTACTTACATGGTATAATATTTTCTGTCCCACAAGTTATTTTGACAGAATGTAAATATACTGGCAAATACCATGGAAtactttctaataaaataatattgagtGTTTGCCagtaattattgtaaatttttgttACTAAACTACCTCTTTCTTGTCCATATCCTgcagaaaagaatttttattttgctatTTCTCCCCACATATGTACCTACTATAATTTAAGTAGTATTACAAACCAATGACATATCTATTTGCATATAGAATTGGAGGATAATTTAAACCAGCTGTATGAGCAGTATTATATAGAActtcaatattaaatattcctttTGAAGAAAGCGATCTAATATCATAAACAGCTATTTCATTTAATTGTCCTCCTCGAAGACTAACAATCTTCGCACTTGGAGGAGGCATTAACTCATAAACTtgattagtattattattagatatgTCAATATATACATTGCTTAATGTAGCAAGAGGGCATGCTCCTCTAATACCCATTCCAAAAAATTTTCTAACTGACCAATTCTGAAGGAAAATTCATATGAGTACTACAAATTTCTTATAACatacaaaattttgttaaaaatttaccTGTGATACATCGGTTATTGTGTCATATATCAAtgaaacagattgacgtaactCTAATGATGTTTTAGTACAGAACATGCTTGAGCATGTAACTCGAAAATGTACTCCAATGGAATGATAGTTTGTGTTGTGAATATAAGCAGAGTTTAATAAGGTTGCCAAGCCTTTCTATTAAAACATCATATATATCAGTATCTGTtacacaaaataaataaaagtctctattttttacatataccttagaatTACAtggcaataattttttaaatggtgtTAAATTTTCAGTGCAAACTATTTCTTTTGGTAATGATGAATAGCGTAAATAACTAGAATTGATACTGCGATCTAATACCCCTGTAGGAAGGAATGTAAATTCTGGAGACACACTGTTTGCAGGATTAACAAAATTCAAGGAAGCACAAAATAAGCCAGCTAGTGCATTTGTTAAACCTTTCCACTCATCATCAACACTATaacaataacaaataattttgttattaatatcattcatacaatttttagagTAATACATTGTGTTTATTAAGTTCAAAGTGATACTCTACTTATTAACATCTTCGTGGAACCATGAATATATTTCAGCACCAGGACCAGCATCATGATAAGGATATCCCCATTTTTGATAATTCCATAATCCTTTGGTTAATGTAAGATGTAATTCATTTACATTGTGACGACTTATAATTTCACCAAGTCCTCTTGGAAATAAATGAGAATGTTGAACTGAAATATTAACTTCTATTTgcataaaaaagaattttatatttggtaACTTATGTCTTGTAACTTACATGTTGTTATGTCTTTTGTGGTTTCCCATAAAGTAGTAAATTGAAAATGTGCATAGACATGACCGCTTGGTAATGGTTTTAACATTAGTTCTTCATGAAAGAAATCATTTTGTGGAAACACGAATTTCATAAGGgtgataagaataaaaaatgatgGTATTTTAAAATGCATCATCATCAAATGATTTTGATATAGTTCAATTTAATATTGCTTTAACTAtaaagcaattttatatctgttataacagagaaaaataaagatttaGATCAATAAACAATATCTGCCTTTTAGTACGTTGaataaatcatatttaattCACTTATGGGTAAATGTGAAAATGATATAAACATGAGATAATATATTATGGTACATTATACCAAATACTATTAaatctttcttaattttcaGTCAATTAATCGGTTAATTGGTTTCAGTCAAATATCGATTGTTCAAAACTTACAAATGACAACAGAGAGCATATAGCTATGAATTAACTAACCTGAAAATTCGTATTTATATCAATATGATATCAACGAATATGTTTTCGTTTAAAGGCGAGTTTTCATTATTACAGAGGATTGAGATAATATACCGTAACTCTAATGAAACGTTTTTGAAACAGttgtataattatttctttacttaaatttatttcttaaattttaagagaaatttgtttcagGAGAACTATCGTTTTAGTAGAAACGTCCTTTAAGGATCGATAATTGTGACAGTATTATTCCATTATATCAGTTGTGACGTACGTCAAATAAAAGGGacgtttgttttattataaaggactggaaaaataaattgtttcttAAATATGGAATCAGAGGAAGGGGAAACATATCCGAAACAAGGAACGACAATACGTAGTGAAAAGAATGCAGTTATCGACTACGATGAAGACAGAGTAAGGTTAGAGTTAATGAATCCTGTGTAAAATGctgttatttatatttgcaaaatGTGATTGATCGAAAAGGGCAATACTAGGGACATTAACTATAATTATTTCAGCTACATGAGATGACAGCATCATATTCGGAAATATCATTCGATTCACAATCATCTCCACCCGTTTCGGAGTTAAGATCGCTGATCGATTCACCAGATATTGATGGAACAAAATTTTTAGATGGTAGCCTAGAGAAAATGAACGGAATTGGTAGACCAGACCAGCTAAATTTAAGGAATAGAGAATCTAGTCCAATAGAGGACGACGATATAGATCCCCCAAGTTATCACAAAGCCATGGGATATTTGCAACTTGAGGGGACAGTAATGCAAGATGGTGATATGGTACTGTTTGTTGCGGAAGATttagaaaacaaaattaaactGTCAAGTCCTGTAACAAAAAAGGGAGAAACTCCATCCTTTCCGGGTTCTCGCAGTTCTACTCCCTGTTTGTATAGGCAAGCCTTAACACCTCAGGTGCCTCTCCTTGATCATAATGTGTTAAATGAATTAGAGATGGAAGCGAGAAAAGTGGCCACCTCTGTTGATGCACTAACAGAAAATTTGGCAGCCATTTTGCATAGTGTAAattatctttttctattatatttcttcttttttgctttGTGAAAATTTGTTGTTTCATTAAGTTTTCAAAGGGTTTTGCATCAAAGTTACTTTTAGGCATCTGCACTCACCGTAGGCTGCTTAGAAACATATAGGGATGCTGTTTGTAAAACGTGCGATGCAGTGGATCATAATATTAAATCGATGTATCAGTTAATGGCAAAATGCGAAGAATTATCGAAATCAATGGGACCTGTATATAAGCTAGCAGAACAAATGTGAGTATTAGAGTATCTGTCTTTACATTTGTATTATGTATTCCATTTCTGTAATCATACTAACATTTATCCATTTTCTTAACTTTCAGTAAAGAGATGAAAAGGATGTTGGAGCTATTTGAGAGTGCAATGAATCTGTAATTTATAAATGGAAAAGATTTTAAGCTTTTACTCTAATATGTTTATGCGATTAGAGCTCTTGTCTGTTATAGATCATTTTGGAAGTTGTCTCAATTTCGAAATTGTTTAGTTTGAAAAAACATATATTTGCTGAAATTCAACATTTGTTTCCTTTACacaaatattattacgttgaaTATATCGTCACAAATGGAACGCAGGGGTATTTATTTGATACAAATAAAAGGCTAGacaaatatgtttatttaattatgatTTCAAGTGCCAGAGGCGTCTTTGATAACCTCCATTATCTACAATTGATACTTGAGTAACTATGAGAATCAACAACATGGTCCTGACTGCCTGCCAAATTTCTTGTGATTTTCAAATTATCTTGCATCTCATTTTAACCTTGATCAAATGCCGAGGATTCCGAATGACACGATTTCATCGACATTGTATAAATCATAAAAAGACTTAAAATCATATCGTATGATATCCTTTCTTTGAATAAGTGATTTTAGAGAAAATTACTTCTGGGAAGTGAATGATGCGAATGTTTCCTAACAATCTTTTCACTCGATACACTCgtcgaaaaataagaaaataaattcccTTGTATCATAATCGTAAAAGATATATAGTTCTTATTTTGAAGAGAAATACTGACTttcaacaataatatttttcataatcttgcatgtgtcataaaaatatttattgcaacggattttattatcttaatgtacataatttaattaaatgttaGCAATGTTAATCAACCCTTTAAAACGTGTATTTTTTAAcctttaaatattaattgatatttcgAATATGATATGCGCATAGTAGTCTTACAATTATCACATAGTACGAGATCGCAGTGATATAGTATCCGATAATGGTCCGAAAAGTAATATCCAGTGTTTTGCTTTTATGCTTTATACGTATTCAGTGAGCGCTTCTTCTCTTTCAATGTGACGAATAAAATTTACTACCACACGTCGCATTTtatatctcttttatttcttaatggTATATACAATGTAGGGAGGAAGTAATTCGCGTGGATTGCGAGGTTCAGTGGCGATCTATTGTAAATCACAGCTGTAAATAACATTATCAAAAAGCAACAGTGGTAAATACGTCGCGACGCGCGCCTCATTTAACGTATTCGGTCGGTATAATTATTAAAGACAGGATGATTTTAATCCGGCTTGGAAAAAGAGTGGTGATAGCGGACAAACACCTCGTTAATTTATTCTCCTGGCCCGACGCCTATTGAGATCGCGGATAGGTGTGTATGTGTATCACTCTCGTACCACTCTCTACAAACGTGCTCACGCGTTCGCTCTTTTGCACGTTTTGAATTCCCGTCGATGAACACCgattcctcctccttctcctcctcctcttccttttcctctttctcaaTCCTCTTCCCTATTTCACATTTCCACACGGCCTCAATGAAAGGGAGCACGTTCCTTAGACTATAAACGAAACGCTTGAATTACTAGTATATTTTCGATGTCATTACATGCCGTCGCGTATCAGTCACAGGTATTGCATTGTcggtttccttttctttcaaaGAAGAAAGGAGACCCAGATCATATATCGTGCATTGATCATTAATATATCTCGAtcattaaagaaaaagatattacatATTTCGTTGCGTCGATCGTATATCGTGATTGCGACGATTTAAAgttatttcatttgtatttaCATCTACATAtctgtatattaatataatttacgttatattatatacacaaaTAACTTATTTTCATGCTCTCAAGTATTGTTTCGATAGAATTATGTATTCTTTATCGAGAATGCAGTTCGATTTGTTTATCGTGGTTAGGTTGGATATTTTCgttgacgttgtatactatgtaTCTAATTGTAAGATTAGATACATAACCAATTATATTTCATCCTTCTTTTGTCTCTTTCTTAAGAAAAAAGAACTAAATGAGAAATTGATATTTGAAAATGTGGCATATCTAAGGAGTGGGTGCGCGAAGTGTGATCGACTCGCAATCAGTCGAGTACGAAATtgaggaaggagaaaaagaatgaagaaaaggagaaaggagaagaaagaggaagaatagGGAAGGGTGAACAAGGAAAGCAAAAATGCTTGGCAGATCACAGACAGCCTAATTAAAAGGCTCGCCGTCACGcagaattttctttctttcgtttcaacgAGAGCAGCTAACGGTAAAATTTCAGGAAGCCGACATCTCTCCTCCCTTTTGTCCTGTCTTTAACCCTGTCTCGCATACGTATCTATGAACATCCGTTCGTGGTTGCTTGGTAATGAGTCGGAGGTATCTTCTTTCGAAACGTTGTTGCCCTTTCTTACAGAAATGAAGATAAAACTAGACATACGTATTCTACACtcatatgtacgtatgtatattatatgtatactaaTGCGCAAAAGTATGCACATTGCATACACAATATATAGATTGGAGATGCTTCGATATTTGCCTACATATGCATCGCGCTGTTTGTTTTAACTATTATATCTATGCTGTAACTATCTATGTTGTTCGGCTATTCTTTTTGTTACAGGCTGGTAACCAATTTTTAACAATTCCCTTTCTTCTTGGAAACTAACTTTTCTTTCatgaaaaagtatttttttCCCTATGTTTTATAGCATTTGCTTTCAATCATATAAATCGGTTTGTTCGTTTACGCAACCACTGTGTTGTTTTCGGGAATGAACTGAACCGAACCATCGTAAAATCCTATTCCGTGAAAGACAAAGTTTAAAGAACCTTCAAGAACTGGCCAATTAAATTGCGATTCGCAAATTAACTTTGGTAATTATGAGTGGGCTTCGAGAGCAGTGCGGTGAGGAAGGGTTGGAGAGTTGGGATTACAAACGAGACGGCGCCGCGGGAACTTGGTAACTTTTCAGTCGCTTTTTATACAACTTTTCTTGTTAAGATCGTGATtatgaattttctatttgatCACCTCTTCATAAGCTAGCGACGTATTTATTTTGTAGTCTCTTGGCAAGACTACGCGCGAATTTGTGATTGACCAAAAACGTGACAATATTACAGATTAGAGAGGGGAGAATAGAGAGCGCACAGAATTATACCACTGAAGTATATTTATCGTACGAACAGTAAACGaatgaacaaaaattaataaaagtaaaattaaaaatacgttATGAGggattttgtttttatttatattttttaaatggaatgtATTAGCgcggaaatttatatttttgtgaatgCAAAGATATAGAATCTACTCAAAGATTTGTTGCGTTCATTAAATATCACGAGCAGTATCGTATTTCGaacattttactatttttatatcttccttacattttgtgcatttttgcatttaaaatttttttttataaatgcataaacaccCATTAAATATAATACGACGATGATTTTGATCACGTAACTTTTATGTATCCACAAGATCGTTTATCGAGGTTCTGTGTTTCCAGTTGCAACTAATCAAAAAGAGTTgcattgaaaaaattgaaacggAAATTGATTAAACAAAAGAAACATTAGTACGAATCGTGATAAGTCGATTGTAAGATTCGATGGAATGGAACGGAAACATAAGAAGAAACACGAAGCACACGATAGGTATCGTTAAAGGGAAGAGCTATCGGTGTCTGTGCATACCTACGCTATCGCAACGGTAGCGTTGCAAACGGTAGTTTTGGATAATCAGCATTTGTGTAACTCTCTTTTGCTCTTTGTGTCATTCGTCCGTTTTCACGAGTCGAGGTATGTATGTATCTCATTCCATTCCATTCCGTTCCGTTCAATCCCGTCGCGTCCGTTTCTCCTGAAAccatttctctccttttctcttcacTCCATTTCGCCGCGCTCCGCTCTGCTCCACTCCACTTCACTCCACTCCACTCCACTCCTCTGCACGCCGTTCAACTCCCTCTAACAGTTGCAACCAGTGTGACTATGGTCTCCGACGGCCGGTCGCGGCGGTCGCTCATCCTTTTACCCGTCTCTGTCTAACGCAATGAAAACTATTCTCCTCTCTGCCTCGCACTTTCTTCATCCCTTCTCCGTCGCGATAGTATCCTCGGTCTCTTTTCATCGTACACTCGAGACACGCCTCCCACTCGTGGCGCGCGACTGCCGTTGAATTCAGTCGACGCCAAGCCGGCACGCGTGTTGGCTGAATATTTTTCTTGCGTGTTACAACGTTGCACCGCGCCGTTTGCCTTCTTTTACCTCGCCTCGTCTCGCCGCGTCTCGTCGTACCTCATTTCATCTCGTCTCATCTCGTCttgtctcgtctcgtctcgtcttgtctcgtctcgtctcgtctcgtctcatctcgtctcgtctcgccTCGTTTCGCTTCGTCTCGCTTTGCCTTGCCTTGCCTCGCCTCGCCTCGTCGCTTTTCGTTTTTTCTCGCGTCCAGTTGTGAGTTCTCGAgagtctgtctgtctgtctgtctgtctctgtccctctttctgtctctctctctctctcacattcttttttttttgtcaacaCATAAATGCAAAAGTTGCATTCGATGCAATGCGAGTAATCGTTCCGTTTGCATTTGTGGCGTGGAATCGCGAGGAGGCGTGCTACGACGATGCTAGATCATCGAAGTAAGGACGATCTAGCCGCCTCGTGCCGCGTGTGAGTGCTAACGTCGATATTCCTCGTTGTTTCTAACAAGTGGAAAGAAGTGTCGAGTGGGAGGTTCGCCACCGTAATTGCTTTCGTTCGGTTTCCGTTTGATTCTATCTGATCCTTCTTTCGAGCTCTTCGTTGTTCATCTCCGGTACATCAAACCAAACACATCCTGACCAATCTTGGCTTCAACGTTCGCATCTGCCATCGCTTTTCTTTGTAAAACGTCATTAGCACGCCTCGTCATCAACTCCAGTCCTGTGAAACATGGATTTTGTCATTTTAAAGGTAAGC
Coding sequences within:
- the LOC100646696 gene encoding GPI transamidase component PIG-T isoform X2 is translated as MGNHKRHNNIGLGEIISRHNVNELHLTLTKGLWNYQKWGYPYHDAGPGAEIYSWFHEDVNNVDDEWKGLTNALAGLFCASLNFVNPANSVSPEFTFLPTGVLDRSINSSYLRYSSLPKEIVCTENLTPFKKLLPCNSKKGLATLLNSAYIHNTNYHSIGVHFRVTCSSMFCTKTSLELRQSVSLIYDTITDVSQNWSVRKFFGMGIRGACPLATLSNVYIDISNNNTNQVYELMPPPSAKIVSLRGGQLNEIAVYDIRSLSSKGIFNIEVLYNTAHTAGLNYPPILYANRYVIGYGQERGSLVTKIYNNYWQTLNIILLESIPWYLPVYLHSVKITCGTENIIPLIQRYLPGKERKNPYYLELILSLPPQSVTKFSIEMDYSFLKWQEYPPDANHGFYIGPSIITTLLPIARNYTAIQFDGSTITSSFNASRDVYLVQLKTESLLISLPTPDFSMPYNVICLACTAVALAFGPLHNISTKRLVLKRVEMDWKERLLSSLMKKIFKSKKKQE
- the LOC100646938 gene encoding BLOC-1-related complex subunit 6 isoform X1, translated to MESEEGETYPKQGTTIRSEKNAVIDYDEDRLHEMTASYSEISFDSQSSPPVSELRSLIDSPDIDGTKFLDGSLEKMNGIGRPDQLNLRNRESSPIEDDDIDPPSYHKAMGYLQLEGTVMQDGDMVLFVAEDLENKIKLSSPVTKKGETPSFPGSRSSTPCLYRQALTPQVPLLDHNVLNELEMEARKVATSVDALTENLAAILHSASALTVGCLETYRDAVCKTCDAVDHNIKSMYQLMAKCEELSKSMGPVYKLAEQIKEMKRMLELFESAMNL
- the LOC100646696 gene encoding GPI transamidase component PIG-T isoform X1; its protein translation is MMMHFKIPSFFILITLMKFVFPQNDFFHEELMLKPLPSGHVYAHFQFTTLWETTKDITTFQHSHLFPRGLGEIISRHNVNELHLTLTKGLWNYQKWGYPYHDAGPGAEIYSWFHEDVNNVDDEWKGLTNALAGLFCASLNFVNPANSVSPEFTFLPTGVLDRSINSSYLRYSSLPKEIVCTENLTPFKKLLPCNSKKGLATLLNSAYIHNTNYHSIGVHFRVTCSSMFCTKTSLELRQSVSLIYDTITDVSQNWSVRKFFGMGIRGACPLATLSNVYIDISNNNTNQVYELMPPPSAKIVSLRGGQLNEIAVYDIRSLSSKGIFNIEVLYNTAHTAGLNYPPILYANRYVIGYGQERGSLVTKIYNNYWQTLNIILLESIPWYLPVYLHSVKITCGTENIIPLIQRYLPGKERKNPYYLELILSLPPQSVTKFSIEMDYSFLKWQEYPPDANHGFYIGPSIITTLLPIARNYTAIQFDGSTITSSFNASRDVYLVQLKTESLLISLPTPDFSMPYNVICLACTAVALAFGPLHNISTKRLVLKRVEMDWKERLLSSLMKKIFKSKKKQE
- the LOC100646938 gene encoding BLOC-1-related complex subunit 6 isoform X2, yielding MTASYSEISFDSQSSPPVSELRSLIDSPDIDGTKFLDGSLEKMNGIGRPDQLNLRNRESSPIEDDDIDPPSYHKAMGYLQLEGTVMQDGDMVLFVAEDLENKIKLSSPVTKKGETPSFPGSRSSTPCLYRQALTPQVPLLDHNVLNELEMEARKVATSVDALTENLAAILHSASALTVGCLETYRDAVCKTCDAVDHNIKSMYQLMAKCEELSKSMGPVYKLAEQIKEMKRMLELFESAMNL